In Meleagris gallopavo isolate NT-WF06-2002-E0010 breed Aviagen turkey brand Nicholas breeding stock chromosome 3, Turkey_5.1, whole genome shotgun sequence, one DNA window encodes the following:
- the CRISPLD1 gene encoding cysteine-rich secretory protein LCCL domain-containing 1 isoform X2, with product MKMTWDTELERSAESWAETCLWEHGPASLLPSIGQNLGAHWGRYRPPTFHVQAWYDEVRDFTYPHPHECNPYCPYKCSGPVCTHYTQVVWATSSRIGCAINLCHNMNIWGQIWPKAVYLVCNYSPKGNWWGHAPYKPGRPCSACPPSFGGGCRENLCYREDSERPYSPHEPEEETNEIERQRSKAQDATAQSRPRTHSPSGSTGSEDTEKNEVISTQQMSQIVSCEVRLRDQCKGTTCNRYECPAGCLDSKAKVIGSVHYEMQSSICKAAIHYGILDNEGGWVDVTRQGRKNYFIKSYRNGIQSIGKYQSANSFTVSKVTVQAITCETTVEQLCPFQKPASHCPRVYCPHNCMQANPHYARVIGTRIYCDISSICRAAVHAGVVRNEGGYVDVMPVDKRKLYIASFQNGIFSERYRAHFLILLFTLHLDKIIKSCVISVCTCGTASNH from the exons ACATGGGATACAGAACTGGAGAGATCTGCAGAATCATGGGCTGAAACGTGTCTGTGGGAGCATGGGCCTGCAAGCCTCCTTCCGTCCATCGGACAGAATTTGGGTGCACACTGGGGAAG GTACAGACCTCCAACATTTCATGTCCAAGCATGGTATGATGAAGTGAGAGATTTCACATATCCACATCCTCATGAATGCAACCCATATTGTCCTTACAAATGCTCTGGTCCTGTTTGTACACATTATACACAG gTTGTTTGGGCTACAAGTAGCAGAATAGGTTGTGCAATTAATTTGTGTCATAACATGAACATCTGGGGACAGATTTGGCCAAAAGCAGTCTATCTTGTATGCAATTATTCTCCTAA AGGTAACTGGTGGGGACATGCTCCTTATAAGCCTGGTCGTCCTTGTTCTGCATGTCCCCCTAGTTTTGGAGGAGGTTGCAGAGAAAATCTTTGTTACAGAG aaGATTCAGAGAGACCTTATTCTCCTCATGAGCCAGAAGAGGAAACCAATGAGATTGAACGGCAACGATCCAAAGCCCAAGATGCAACAGCACAAAGCCGACCAAGAACTCATTCACCTTCAGGCTCCACAGGCAGTGAGGacactgagaaaaatgaagtaataaGCACACAGCAAATGT cTCAGATTGTTTCATGTGAAGTAAGGTTAAGAGATCAGTGCAAAGGAACAACTTGCAATAG gtATGAATGTCCTGCCGGCTGTTTGGATAGCAAAGCCAAAGTTATTGGAAGTGTACATTATGAAatg caatCCAGTATTTGTAAAGCTGCAATACATTATGGGATCCTAGACAACGAAGGTGGTTGGGTTGATGTCAcaaggcaaggaagaaaaaattacttcatCAAATCTTACAGAAATGGCATTCAATCAATTGG aaaatacCAATCCGCTAATTCCTTCACAGTCTCTAAAGTAACAg tTCAAGCTATCACCTGTGAAACAACAGTGGAACAATTGTGCCCATTTCAAAAACCAGCTTCACACTGTCCAAG aGTGTATTGTCCTCACAACTGTATGCAGGCAAATCCACACTATGCTCGAGTCATTGGAACACGAATTTATTGTGAT ATATCCAGTATCTGCCGGGCAGCTGTACATGCTGGCGTAGTCCGCAACGAGGGTGGCTATGTTGATGTTATGCCAGtagacaaaagaaaactgtaCATTGCTTCCTTCCAAAATGGCATATTTTCAGAAAGGTACAGAGCTCATTTTCTAATATTACTGTTTACTCTTCACCTTGATAAGATAATAAAGTCTTGCGTTATATCTGTTTGCACCTGTGGCACAGCTAGTAACCATTAG